The window GAAGGACTAGGTTATCATGTAATATCAAGTGCATATCACAATTAATGATGTTGTCAATCAGCGCTGGCCTCAATTAAAAATGAAGGTGTGAAGGTCAACAAAATGATGGCTTTCATTTAGTTTTCCTCGGCAGAACGATGCGGGCTCAGAGGAGACTCCCACTTCTCTGGCTTTAAAGCTTTTGCAGGGATCTTTAATGATTAGCCAGAGACACAAACAGCAGTTCGTCGCATGTGTTCTGTAAATAAGTACATCTAACCCAGAGTGAAATTCAATATTGTCTGTGTTGGAGCGTGGAGGAGGAACATCATATTTTCCGCTTGTGCCAGCTTAAGCTATTAGCTGGCTGAGACATGTGCTATTAGCACATCATAATGAGAGTAATAAAATCACGAAAACATCAATCGGATGAAAGAAGAGATGCTAAGATTAATTATGAAACAACACAACTGCCGTATTCATTTTAACAGTCCATGTTAGACTGCAAGCTATTATTACACAGATCTCACGTTGCCTCGACTTGCTGCTaagtattcttctttttttttttgtaatgtattcCACCTCCTCACCCGAGCAGACATCACACCTCCAAGAGGAACATCTGTCAAAAGTCTGAATCATACATATCGCAGAGTATGTTTATTTGGAGGAGATCtcaccccacacacacagcagcctgAGAGGTGCTTTACTAAAGATAAGTCTGAGGTCTGATTATGTGCATTTTTGCTAATGAATCCCACTGCAACATTGTAACTCGGCTTGAAATCACAACCTTGACTGGAACGAGGTGGGATATGCTGCATATTTGAGGCTGGTATGAAGTCTCTAAGTAAATGCAGAATGAGGTACGTTTGCAGCTAACAGTGAAGTAAGAACGGGTTCGTTTGAGAAATGCTTTTAACGTTTTAGGCAGACATTTGTTTTGATGATGGCTTGGTTTAGCATAAACACTGAGTATTATTTGTTGGGACTCTATGTTTGTCAAGCATCCAGAGTTTggaaatatatgtatatgtaaatATGTAGTCTGGTATAGTCTTTttagcaaaagaaaaattaaaaatgatctgTATTTACTTTGTTTCATTTATAGATATCTGACACCTTACCTTCTTTGCTATAATGATTGTAGTGTATCTATATAAGTCTGTATGTACTCTCACCTTAACAGGTGGGCCAATCTGAACAAAAGTTTGCACAAACATTGCCATACATAGATTATTTACCATTATTAACATCTATATTTTCATCTATATTATAAattcttggtttttttttatatctacattgtagaaacaaacagaaaacatcaaatatatgaagcaagatatatggaattatgttACAAAGAAAAAATTGATAAATAACTCTAAAGATTTTTATATTGTAGATTCACAGCTGTgccttgtcagggttcatttgtggaTTTTCTTACCTTCTTAATGGTTGGGACCATtagttgtgttgtgcagaagtcaggctggtacacagctgacagccctatttgacaactgttagatTTCctattatggcaagaaccaatcagctaagtaaagagaaacgagagtccatcattactttaaggactgaaggtcagtcagtctaaaactttgaatgtgttCCCAAGTGCAGTTGCAAAAACCATCAAGCACTACGACAAAACTGTCTCACATGAGAACcgccccaggaaaggaagactaagagtcacctctgctgccgaggataaattcatccgagtcaccagcctcagaaagttaacagcacctcagattagaggccagataaatgccacacagaattccagtagcagacacatctcgcAGCAGGACccgacggcatcccaggtcgtatcctcagagactgcacataccagctagctcctgtgttcactgagatattcaacatctctttatctcagtcggtcaTCCCCACATGCTttaaagagtccatcattgttcctgtcccgaagaaaccccaccctgcttctctcaatgactatcgccctgtagccctcacctcagtagtgatgaagtgctttgaacgcctggtcagagacttcatcatttcttcactaccagacacactggacccactacagttcgcttaccgtccaaatcgttccacagacgatgccatctctcatctcctccacacatcactcactcacttggacactagaagggggaattatgttaaaatgctcttcatagactacagctctgcatttaataccataattccctccacctcaccaccaagctggagcatctgggactcagctcatctatgtgtcagtggatctccaacttcctaactggcagaccacaggcagtaaggatgggcgggcggacatgtctcagcctccaccactctcagcactggagccccccaggggtgtgttctgagccccctgctgtactctttgtacacatatgaccatgtggccactaccagctccaccaccatcatcaagtttgctgacgacaccgttgtggtgggcctgatctctgataacaacgagacggcctacctgaaggagattaggaatctggagaactggtgccagaggaacaacctccttctaaacgtcagtaagacaaaggagctgatagtggacttcagcactaagcaggagaggaactaccagaccccccgtcatcaacgagtgcccagtggagagagcggacagcttcaaatacctcggagttcacatcacgcaggacctgtcatggtcctgtcacatcaacaccgtggtgaaaaaggcccgtcggcatctctaccacctcagacgcttgagagacttccaactgccctccaaggtgctcaggaacttttactcgtgcaccatagagagcatcctggcgggaaacatcttaacctggttcgggaacagcaccatgcaggacagatgagctctacagagggttgtgcggtcagctgagcgcaccatccgctccgagctccctgacctgcactcaatctacagcaggcggtgctggaccaaggccaggaagatcgtgaaggacctcagccatcccaacaacggactgttctctctgttgaggtcaggaaagcgattccgctccctgaagaccaacacagagagactgaggaggagcttcttcccgcaggcgatacggtctctcaatcacaccaccacacagtacattaaatgagaaggtttGGTTGATCTGGAATAGCTCTGACTAGTACTTTATATTACTGTAACTTTTATTGTTTACTGATTACTgttactgtaatcacattatATTTTTCGTAACACAGTAATGTCATGCATTGCATAGCAGCCAGAGCCTGACCTTCAGCAGGTAACAAAGGCAGTGAGGGGCAGTCAAGCTTGTAGGATTGAAGCCTGTGCGTGTTCCTATAGTAGAATGTCAGTGGAGCTTTCTTTAAAGTCTCTCTTTGAGCTGGTTTTCaacttttctttgtgttgtcGGCTTTGTGTTCAAATGCTGAAACATTGAAAGAAAGGTCGTATGTATGTCCTCATTAGGAAAGagatttgtgtcagtgtgtgggactgtagcctAAGGGTTATATTGTTAACTAGTGATTATGTgacagtgtatttcagaccatCTTATGGAGTAACATGAAAGTAAAGTAATGAGAAGtgtaacacatttttttttcgcCGGGGAGTAATTAAGTAAGGTAAAGCATTactttttaagaaaaaacactGGTGTTTAGTTCCAGCTTGATTTTAGGAGACTATTAAATGTAACAAAGATTAAAAGCCACTGTACCCTTTTTCATCCTGAGCTCACACTGCACAGTCCTAACAGCCTTCAATAATAAAGTAGGGCTGCCTGTACGCAGCCTGAAAGGGTAGAAGCATGATAGAGAAAGTCTACATCTGCTTGCTAACCTTATTGCTTTAAGCACAGCGAAACTACAAGCGACTCAGACTATGACAGAAACAATGTTCGGAGATCATTctgaaatatgaaaatgaaaGCGTATGCAGCGGTACCATCCATATTATGAAGCTCCCTGATGTCAAGTATCCtttaaacatgaaaatatttGTATTCTGTTGTGTTTCAATGCAATTAATTTGTCTTATCttagcaataaaaatatttttaaaaaatttaaaaacccTATGTatttttatagaattatatGTAATTATATTCCTTATATGCACACGAGATAAACATGcaatgtgtatatgtatacagtATTAAAatgtaacacctcaaatctgcTTAATATTCTTGATCATACACAgaagtctttctttctttttttaacatcaccACAGGCCACTGAAAAATTATGTTGTATAATAGCCATTACAGCCAATTCACTTAATAGTCTGTTTCTTCCTGCATTTTGCTGCAGTTGAGTTTTAATGGAGCTGACTGGAGTCCATTTTTCACAAAATCATCAGGTATGATAAAAGCGAAGCAGTGTACTTCTGTGTGTCCGTGGATCATTGCCACCCAGTCTTGCAGGTACAGTAATTTTCAATTCTACCAAACAAGAAGACAACTgagcaaaataaaaattaatggcataaagagacttttttttaaggaaaagaccccccccaaaacacatttcatttgCTATACTGCACGTGCCTTATTTTTCAGTCTTGTATTGTGTTGTCTATTGTGTGAGAGGTTTAGATCAGTGTGCACAGTCGGGTGTGCACTCACTGATGTAAACCCTCAAAGTTCTTTATCCCTTAGGATTATAATAATGTATGCATTGATTACTCACTAAATATGGCCTGATCTTCATCTAAATCACAATTATAAACAAACACAATTTGACTAAACTAATAACGCACAAAATCAAAGTCTTTAAGGAACACATTCGGGAATAATTCACTAGAAACAATAAGTAACCTCGTTATTAATGACTCCTCCACTTCCATTAAGGAGATTGGATTTGAAGTGTGGGTTGTGGAGGTTCCTATCTCTAAAAATATGGCCATTCTAAGACTGCTTACTGACAAAGTCTGCACTGAAGACAGACTGGTTGGTGTGAGCTGTTCCTCGATCACAACAACTTTCAGTGGATCTTAGAAGAAGCATTATAAAGATGCACGAAGCCGTTAAAAGGTTACAAAACCAATTCTAAAGACCTGGGTGGTCATCAATCCACAGACAGACAAATTGTCTAGATAATGGAGGAAAGTCAGGACTTTTTTGGCTCTCGCTAAGGGTCCTGCAAAGATCACAGCAAGAGCACAACATGCAATCCTGAAAGATGTGAAAAGAGATCTAAGGTTAAAAGCAAAGCACCTGCAGAATTGTTTACAAGTGGCAAGGTCTTTATTCATGTGTCCACTATaggaaaaacactgaataagAATGAAACACACCACAGAATGAAACCACTGATCTACAAAGCTGTAGTTTGTTACACACTTTTTGTTGTCTGGACAAATAACACAAAAGTTGAAACTTTTTTTggctgcatgtgtgattgtatGGATCAACAAAATTAAGGATTTTTAAAGAAGACGCTGTAAAATTAAGACACTGTGTCCCCAAGTACGCATGACTTGAATAGGGCCGTGTAATCAGATGAActgaaacagtttttaaaacagGTGGAATCACCCAACGTCATCCTCACTGTGGAGCAACTCTCATCAGCATTAATCACAAAGGTCTAATGGAACTTGTTATTGCTAAATGAACCTCTGCACACTCACTTTTTCACCCAACACTGTAGAGGATTTTTCTGTGTGTTCAATAAAGACAGGAAAAGCGTTCCAGTCATATTAGTTAAGTAGTCAAATTTCATTTGTCTGTAACTGTGACTTAGATGAAGTGAACACCTTATTTCATGACTAATCAATGCAGGAATCCAAAGGATTTCTTGCACCTGTAGTTTGCTAAgtgatgtgttaaaaaaaatgacacacactttttttttactggtccATTTTACTGATGTCTGTAGCCTTTATTTGGAAACAAATACCAAAGACTGTCAAAACTCTCTTCACTTGACGGCAGCCAGCCTTCTGTGCATTTACGCAGAGATGAAGTGCAAGCTGCCATCTTGGCAAGTAGAGACAGTGTATGTTTATCATCCATCATGCTTGATACTTATTTCTGACATTTCGAAGGCCAGGCTCGTATTATGGTGTCCACAAATTAAACAAATGTTTGCTGAACAAAATGCGCCCCCAGATACAGAGTTCGTCCCAGGAAAACACTGATTAGGTCCACAGGAGCCATTAGTTTTTAATATAACCAGGAGGGGGACACTCTAACTGCAAATGCgaggaaaggaaaaaggaaCAACTTTATGCATGAATGAAGCTTGTGCTGGCCTCGAACGCATCAGAATGTTGACAAACCCTGCCAGCTGGAAAATTAgttgatttttaaaagtaattatttAGGCTTGTCTTTTGGACAACAGTGGTGTCAGTCCGTCGCACCGGCAAGTTCTTTTTCCTCACTTCACTCGCCTTTTTCACAGGCCACATTAATTATCTCTGAGCAGGATCTCCTCACCTTATTAATGCTTGCAGATTCCACCCTAGTACAAGAATTGCCTTTGGCTGAGACAGTGGGATTCTCACCATAATATTTTCTGAAATAACTTTGCAGGGGATTATCTGTGGGTGGACAGCTACCACTGCAGCTGCTCTATGAGCTCAGAAGTGGATAGCATACAAGGAAGAGAgagggtttttatttatttttttaaatttttaaatagTGTGCcacaggaagaccacagaatTGCACGGTTCAAAGTGTTCATCAAAATTCACAGCCTGCGAGTTCAGTTCGCAGTGTCGAAGCCAACCTGCTGAGCTGTGCTGGAGTAAATCTATAGAAACAAATTAACTCCATGTCTGTTGGTCTGGGCATGTGCAGAAGATAACAGGCTTCAATTACAAAGCTCTTTCTCCTAATTGAAAATGCAGCTAATAGCTTAAGTGCTTGCTATCTGGAATAGCTAAAATAATGTGCGGGGAGTGCAGCGGATTCTGGCGTTTACAATACACTCCTGAGAAGAAGGTTTGAGCCCTCGGGCAGCCTTTTACAGCATCTCTCCCACGTTCATCTCACTTGCCACTTTGCACTCTGTGGCTcttaataaaaactgaaaaatgaatTCTCGTGTGTCAGAAGAGACTTTGCCTGCACTGTGATGCAAATAGCCCAAGACACTATTGATGAGCACGATGGCAGCAACGTTCATAGCTAATGCACACGACGATCTAGTGGGCACATTTTTACAGCAACTTAAACAAGCACGACAAACCTGCAGGTGGTTTCACAGGTGTCCGGCTCTAGCATGTGTTCTTACATTGCATTGCTGTGTTTGGCATGAAATGTAACACGCACAGAGGTaacaaaaaaatggaaaagaaaaaaaatcccattacATTTTTAACAACTCATGCTGCTCCCTTGAGCTGTAGAGGGCAAGGAATAACAAAGCTGAGGGAAGTCTCGGCTCCTTACCTCTGATGGGCTATTAGTTATTCCAGCTAGCAGAAGCCCCATTAGGTCTGCCATTTAATGCTCCCACGCCACATTCGCACATGAAAGCTACAAGATTGATAAGCCGACCATCTCACCTCCAGCTTCCCTTGCGCTTGAGAAATGCTCTGCCACAGATAATCTGACAAAGAGCTGATTTAGCTACCCGCGCACCTTGTACCAAGTGACATTTCTGAAAACAATGAAACATATGTGTGCGGGCCTTTTTACAGTGACTTGAGTAAAGGGCACAGCAAGAACCTAACTGGTGCTACAGCACAATCCACTGACATGAAACATCTTATAAAATGCTTTACATGGTGTATGTAGAGTATAGAAAATGAGCTGTGCTGCAGCGAGATAAAACTTTGTCTCTGAGCTGCGCTGACACAGACAACGGAGAAGAAAGATGTCTCCCGTACTAAACAGCATGTCTGGTTATTCTGACAAAAAGGTGCTCGCAAAGATTCCAGCGACTCCACATCTTTCCCAGCACAACATGTTCTGTTAATCACACTTAACCACACTGccaaatgaaaaagaagaaaaaagaaaagctgctggACAAAAGAAGACAGATACAGAGCATTTGGAGAGAAAATAAAGAATACATGGGCAAAAAAAGTGCCTAATTAAACACGAGCAAATTGATTAGCCTTTCTGTCTCGATCCCTTAGTGCCACGCAGGGGGCTCACAATCTGTCACGTGGAGGAAGTCTGGTTTTAGTGCAAGAATTTTAAAGCCAATTCCATGAGTAAAAGTTTCACAGGAGTAAACAGTTTCTTTATAATGCTGAGATTAAACAAAAGTAGCATAATGCAGTCCCCTCCTGCAGCGTTACACAAAAACCGGGAAAAATGCAAGCCCAAATGCATAATTTATCTTTTATTTGGCTGCAGGCCTTCATAGTGTTCCCCAGCCTGTGGTGACTGTTTGAACTTTGTAAGTTAAACtaatgaggaaaaaaacctAAGCACACAATTGCTAAAGgctaggggggaaaaaagcaaagaaaatgagATTTACAATCAGCTGGTGTGATTGTAAATATTGGCACACTTCAGACATTCGCAAACAAACATCAAGACTCACACGATTTGCACGTTTGCCGCTACAGCTGTGGCAGCAAGCACACAGGATAGGAGAGGACCATCTGCACAGTGACTTGATCCAATCGGTTTACACCGGTTCGTTCAGGACGGCAAGCAGTTTTGGgaaaataaaaagtctgagaataCACAGATTCATCAATGAGATGTTTTGTGTCAGGAGTGAAAGATGGAGCCACTTTGCGTGTAATGCATCTTACTGTAAGTTACCAATGAGGAGGAGCTGCCGCTGCACTCGCAGCTAATGGGTATCATATTTTAGCAATAATATTGCATGACTCAAAACAACAGCTGGGTAATCGAATGGAACTGAACAAACCCAGCATAATGCAAAACAAGTCACCATGCACTGCCCTTTGCGTCCTTATCCTAttacagacagaagcagaggagaaaacaattttttttcaccCTGCAGATCATTAGAAAATTTACCTCTTATGCCTCGCAGTGGAAATGGATTTTTGGAGGGCAACGGTCATACCTCACATTCCCTGGAGCCTGAGATGGTGTATGTGTAAGGTCCTGTCCCATTAACCAGCACATCCATAGTCTCTGAGTGTGAAGGCTTGTAGTCCACATAGTACTCTTGCAGTGGTGAATTAAAGGAGCGCTCGGTCTCCCGTGCCTTTTTCTGGCGCTTCTTAACCGCAGAGcgctgctgaagctgtttgatgctgctgggatAGCGCTTCCACGACACATAGATAACCAGCAGAATTATAGCCACAGATAAGAAGAGGGCCACGCTACCGGCTATGATCTTGTGGAAGGACACATACTCGGTGTCTGGTAATGGGATAGTGGGGGAGGCCTCGGAAGGAGTTGGAGAGGCTGTCCTGTTCCAGGTTAGCTTTTTATCCACCGCAGACTGCGTGGGGAGAGGTTTCAGCTCAGGCTGAAACGCCGTTGTGAGGGGCAATGTCGTTGAGGGGATAGGGGTCGGAGTTGCAGTACAGATGTTGTAGGTCTCCACCACATCTGTAACTTTCTCTCCTTGTGCCTCCTTAGGGCTGGTACATATCATTGTAAACTCCTTGTTACCCTTGAAGGCTTTGAGCCAGGACACCAGAGGGCAAACGTTGGGGTTACAGTACCACAAATTACCGGCCAAACTGATGGTTGTGAGGGAGATCCAAGCATCCACTGTCTGCTGAGAGACATTAGTGAGCTTGTTGGAGTCCAGGTTGAGAGTCTGAAGGTTAGGCAGGCATTGAAATGTGCTTGGATCCAACACTTGGAGCTCATTTCCTGAGAGGTCCAACTTCTGCAAGGAAGTCCACATCCATGGCAGGCCCTGCGTTAGCAGTTTGATGCGGTTCCACTGCAGATAGAGAGCCCGCAGGTTAGTCAGGCGAGGGAAATGAGCGAAATTTATCTTAGAAAACTGGTTGTGCTCCAAATGGAGCTCGATGAGCTTCAGGAGTCCCGCAAAGGCATTACGTGTGAGGCTTCTCAACCTGTTGTAGCCAATATCGAGGAACTCCAGGTTACGGCAGTCGAGGAAAACGCGCATCGGGACTGTTTTTAGGGAGTTTGACCTCAAGTGTAAACTGAGTAGCTTCCGTAAACCCCAGAACTGATTAGGCTGGAGGACCTGCAGTTTGTTGTAGGAAAGGTCTAGGTTACGCAAATTCGGGACGTCGTGGAaagtgttgtttttcagctgcgTGATCTTATTGGAGCTGAGAATCAGTTCTTTGAGCCTCCTTATCCCGTGGAAAGCCTGGCCATCCACGGCATTGATGTAGTTGTGGTCAAGATAGAGCCAAACTAGTTGACTGAGGCCCGCAAACTGGTGGGCTCTAAGGCTCACCAGGCTGTTATAACGCAAAGACAGGCCCTGTGTGCCGACAGACACGTTGTTTGGCACGTCACGGAAGGCATTGGACTCGCAGTATATTATTTTCCCATCACATCGACAGCTCTGGGGGCAGGGACGCTCACGGATGCCGCTTGGAACAGCAAGCAGCCAGGAGGGCACCACCACAGTGAACACAAGCCAtctgaaaagcacaaaaagtCCTGCAGACACACAGGAAAGTGAGAGGTTTATGAGTACAGAACATGTATCACACAGAACCATGTAGACTACACGGACTAGAAGGGAATAAAAGAGATGAAAATAGAATGTGCACAATTTTTGAGTCGAGCAACTGAATATGTTCTGAGACATTTGCAGGGGGGGATTTTCCTGCCTACTTAATTTGCACTGGAGCATTCAtggcgcgcgcgcgcacacacacacacacacacacacacacacacacacacacacacacacacacacttatgttCAGCCAAAGTCATGCTCTTGGAAAGGTGATTGATAAACCACACGCATG is drawn from Maylandia zebra isolate NMK-2024a linkage group LG12, Mzebra_GT3a, whole genome shotgun sequence and contains these coding sequences:
- the LOC101488074 gene encoding leucine-rich repeat transmembrane neuronal protein 4 isoform X2, translated to MQQRSLSKRKSRHRANMGLFVLFRWLVFTVVVPSWLLAVPSGIRERPCPQSCRCDGKIIYCESNAFRDVPNNVSVGTQGLSLRYNSLVSLRAHQFAGLSQLVWLYLDHNYINAVDGQAFHGIRRLKELILSSNKITQLKNNTFHDVPNLRNLDLSYNKLQVLQPNQFWGLRKLLSLHLRSNSLKTVPMRVFLDCRNLEFLDIGYNRLRSLTRNAFAGLLKLIELHLEHNQFSKINFAHFPRLTNLRALYLQWNRIKLLTQGLPWMWTSLQKLDLSGNELQVLDPSTFQCLPNLQTLNLDSNKLTNVSQQTVDAWISLTTISLAGNLWYCNPNVCPLVSWLKAFKGNKEFTMICTSPKEAQGEKVTDVVETYNICTATPTPIPSTTLPLTTAFQPELKPLPTQSAVDKKLTWNRTASPTPSEASPTIPLPDTEYVSFHKIIAGSVALFLSVAIILLVIYVSWKRYPSSIKQLQQRSAVKKRQKKARETERSFNSPLQEYYVDYKPSHSETMDVLVNGTGPYTYTISGSRECEV
- the LOC101488074 gene encoding leucine-rich repeat transmembrane neuronal protein 4 isoform X1; translated protein: MQQRSLSKRKSRHRANMGLFVLFRWLVFTVVVPSWLLAVPSGIRERPCPQSCRCDGKIIYCESNAFRDVPNNVSVGTQGLSLRYNSLVSLRAHQFAGLSQLVWLYLDHNYINAVDGQAFHGIRRLKELILSSNKITQLKNNTFHDVPNLRNLDLSYNKLQVLQPNQFWGLRKLLSLHLRSNSLKTVPMRVFLDCRNLEFLDIGYNRLRSLTRNAFAGLLKLIELHLEHNQFSKINFAHFPRLTNLRALYLQWNRIKLLTQGLPWMWTSLQKLDLSGNELQVLDPSTFQCLPNLQTLNLDSNKLTNVSQQTVDAWISLTTISLAGNLWYCNPNVCPLVSWLKAFKGNKEFTMICTSPKEAQGEKVTDVVETYNICTATPTPIPSTTLPLTTAFQPELKPLPTQSAVDKKLTWNRTASPTPSEASPTIPLPDTEYVSFHKIIAGSVALFLSVAIILLVIYVSWKRYPSSIKQLQQRSAVKKRQKKARETERSFNSPLQEYYVDYKPSHSETMDVLVNGTGPYTYTISGSRECEVPRQLSALTLYRCEQSVLDYCHTHLSLHLNVGMEPSTQAQGGPGPALYQPSLMAALPSKPVLPCPQTHSHHH